The Anopheles merus strain MAF unplaced genomic scaffold, AmerM5.1 LNR4000200, whole genome shotgun sequence region GTCTGCTAAAACGAGAGAGCTAGCTCTGGATGCATTTGAGTCTGCTGTGGTCCACATCCGTGCCACGGACTATCAAGATCATTCATCATGGAGTGAATTACGAGAGATAGTCAGCAAGGAATACACATCCTTGCTGGATATAGCCCGCAGCGAGAAGGATCCTAACTGGCATCGGGTATGGTCGGTTCTGGTGCGAATTATGAATCGAGATCTTTGCCAGGGTTCGACAATCATAAACATGTTCTTATCGATCGTTGAAGCTGGATTTCGTTCTCCAGAGTTATCAATCCGGGAACAATCATTTGATTGCTGGAGGTTACTGGTTGAAATCTttgccaataacaaacagatCAACATACCTAAACGGGTGAAGTTGATATGCATTCCGCTGAAAAGCTCCAAATCCAAAACGGAAACAATTGCATTGAAAAAATTTGACATCTGGTGGTACCTGCTATGCCAACTACGTTCGCAATTGGATACTATGGCCGAAACGATTTTTGAACCTTTTATTTACTTCTGTTTTGGACCTTCATTTAAGACGCCCTTATGCTACTATTTGATGAATCATATAAAGAGCTCGGTGCTCCGGGTAAAATGTAAGTAAATCAagatgtttgcaaaattgcactcgagtttaacttttttttttaaattaatttattgcagGTATCAGTCTATCAAACAGCTATCAGGCATTGCGTTAATTCATCTTCTAGGACCAGCCACGGACATTTGTAAAACGCTACTTACCTGTCCGGACAATAGTGGTTCAACACTTTCTTTTGAATTCCCTCAAACTGAAATGGCCATTTCTGATATGCTTTTTCGACAAAAGCAAAGTTAATAATTGATTCCTGTATTGAGTGTACTGTGCTGCTCTCAGAAATGCAGCATCTTGATTATAGGGCAGTTAACAGATGTGTTTGGAATAATTTGATAAGACGcattcaaaatgaaaaaacgatTCCCAAAAATGATATGTTGCAGTGGATCAAAGAGGACATGAACGCGCTTTTAAAACTGGTATGAAAATCCACCCATCCCGTTGCGGTGTTATATACCCGAATGGAGATTTTAATTTCACATGggactgtttttgttgttgttattacaGTGTCTTAACTCCAAGCACGACACTGCCCTTCGTGATCTACTGTATGATACATTGCTAACTATTGCGGAGAGTGATTTACTTCACGTCAAAATTGGATACGATTCACCAGAGCAGTTGATGTTTAATTATCAAATGATTATGCCATTTGTGTTGAACTCTCAGCTTCCGATTCCTGATTCGTgagtatatttttattttaaaaaagtttGAAAAAATCGTCTTGATTAGTTCTGTGATGCTGTTCTCcgtattaatttttttaatgtaaaaagttaaatttgttctacatatttttattttttttatctaactCACCAAACAAATCCACTTATTGTCTTACAGGAAAAGTGAAGAAATAACAAACTGCTTATTTGATCTGAAAGGATACTCCGTTAAAAACGCATATTGGGACATGCTTCAGAAAACTATCCAATACATTTCCCATCAAGACAAAAACAGTACCAATAACAGCATTCAGTTTCGCACGATACGAACTCGCATTTACATACTGTTGGGAAATCATCTTGTTGATCAAATGAGTGACGATTCGGAAGGATTTTTAGCTCATCAAACCACAGTGATGTCCTTTTTACTGTACCCATTGGAATATGACCAGCTACTTTTAGTTGAGAACGTGAAGGAACTCTGGACTAAGCTGTATGATGAAGTGGTAAAGCATGACTCAACATGTTGtgaattaaaaatacattctGCGAAATGATAAAAGCCATGACGGTCGCAAAGCATGGTTACAATCTCGCAGTTCTGGCAGATTTCTTCTGTTACATAATACAGTCACTGCCAGCGCACTTTGAATCTACAAGTCCACCCGTAAAAGTGTTGGAGCTTTTTAAAGATGTTTCTAGAAAAGGGCTCGCCTACAAATCGAATCTGGATCGCGTGGAGGTAATGGTACGTTGCTTCCGGGAACTTTTGGAGAAATTTGACGCCAGAGACATATTGATCTTGGTTTTACCGATAAGGAATGCAATTAACGAGCTggtttcgaatgaaaatgggTTGGCTATGAACGAAgtgaaaaaaacacttaaagtTGTAACCAACAAAATGCTTTTGAAGGAAATGGCTACCGATTTGATCTCTCAGTCCAATGATGTGAAATGGAATTATAAAATGTTACTCAAGACCTTATTAGATTTACCAGAGGATTTAAAAAAGGGTTGGAAAACTGCGGAAATGAAAAAGC contains the following coding sequences:
- the LOC121601835 gene encoding uncharacterized protein LOC121601835, translated to MQHLDYRAVNRCVWNNLIRRIQNEKTIPKNDMLQWIKEDMNALLKLCLNSKHDTALRDLLYDTLLTIAESDLLHVKIGYDSPEQLMFNYQMIMPFVLNSQLPIPDSKSEEITNCLFDLKGYSVKNAYWDMLQKTIQYISHQDKNSTNNSIQFRTIRTRIYILLGNHLVDQMSDDSEGFLAHQTTVMSFLLYPLEYDQLLLVENVKELWTKLYDEVVKHDSTCCELKIHSAK